From the genome of Lotus japonicus ecotype B-129 chromosome 6, LjGifu_v1.2, one region includes:
- the LOC130725081 gene encoding uncharacterized protein LOC130725081, with protein MDCEMETQASIPPDGGGDMPSMAKPPDGDGKPQRLSFRDKLMGGTRAEGPKERVDLFKQGKMRVEFVDVNKRQPRIVVEKSVIEDMCVPWKEALVVCLLGKKLGFRVMKAKLATTWRLSGDFELLDVGNRFFMVKFDMVEDRNKVIGGGSWMIFDHYLAVATWSPEFISPAARVKKTLAWIRIPGLNVVFYDESFLMYVAQVIGKPIRVDINTLRGDRGRFARICVELDLTKPVYGKIMIEDFWYNIEYEGLHIICTKCGCYGHRSRECTTPPPAAEPEKDQESQKEKEKEKPENGVPENPPQGGADGGDKATAAPRKDIETVNYTIMTTPENGENINDDCMEVLNTKESGPSQKVLNVQQPEEIFGDWVVESKKKKKQLIQLP; from the coding sequence ATGGACTGCGAGATGGAGACCCAAGCCTCCATTCCCCCTGACGGCGGCGGCGACATGCCTAGCATGGCGAAGCCCCCTGATGGGGATGGGAAACCACAACGGTTATCCTTCAGAGACAAACTCATGGGTGGGACTAGGGCAGAAGGCCCGAAGGAACGAGTGGATCTCTTTAAGCAGGGAAAGATGAGGGTGGAATTTGTGGATGTCAACAAGCGGCAACCTAGAATAGTGGTGGAGAAGTCTGTTATTGAAGACATGTGTGTGCCTTGGAAGGAGGCTCTGGTAGTGTGCCTACTAGGCAAAAAGCTAGGTTTTCGAGTGATGAAGGCTAAGCTGGCAACGACCTGGAGATTGTCAGGAGACTTTGAACTATTGGACGTGGGAAACAGATTCTTCATGGTTAAGTTTGATATGGTGGAAGACAGAAACAAAGTTATTGGGGGTGGTTCGTGGATGATTTTTGATCATTACCTAGCGGTGGCCACATGGAGTCCTGAGTTTATTTCACCTGCTGCAAGGGTGAAGAAGACACTAGCATGGATCCGGATCCCGGGTTTAAATGTAGTCTTCTATGATGAAAGCTTCCTAATGTATGTGGCACAAGTAATTGGAAAACCAATCCGGGTAGACATCAATACTCTGAGAGGAGACAGAGGACGTTTCGCAAGAATCTGCGTTGAACTGGATCTCACAAAACCAGTCTATGGTAAGATTATGATTGAAGATTTCTGGTACAACATAGAGTATGAGGGCCTCCACATTATTTGCACAAAATGTGGATGCTACGGGCATAGAAGCAGGGAGTGCACCACTCCACCTCCGGCGGCGGAGCCAGAGAAAGACCAAGAAAGccagaaggagaaggagaaggagaaaccAGAAAATGGGGTCCCTGAAAATCCACCGCAAGGCGGCGCTGACGGCGGGGACAAAGCGACAGCGGCGCCCAGGAAGGATATTGAAACAGTAAATTACACAATTATGACGACTCCGGAGAATGGGGAAAATATTAATGATGATTGCATGGAAGTTTTGAATACTAAGGAGAGTGGGCCATCACAAAAGGTTTTGAATGTGCAACAACCGGAAGAAATCTTTGGGGATTGGGTGGTGgaatcaaaaaagaaaaagaaacagctGATACAGTTGCCTTAA
- the LOC130725080 gene encoding uncharacterized protein LOC130725080 yields MHIFVFLDIPAPMGTDLYYLFDNGPSPRLPIQFMDLFSSHWSILASWNGLVVVEFEIVDVKPPTPCLCNPVTGSWALLRSPMEEYNNPDELEMHIVIVPSDTHGNDYKLICIAGVEDRWGPPYAMKEYNLIEKSWQDMENNISFGARQMGLDHGVVVNDSLYMMSDNFDYGEGQVWSQSPLSYIVQYSRVEKNCKILPLPVEAVHDPFHGAYRVFKWGSRLTSTESLCLVRYIRLTFTLWTSEDGAPDSWDIIHRINVGDMRITNALEVEDEDNLFLKSKKMMI; encoded by the coding sequence ATGCACATTTTTGTTTTCCTTGACATTCCAGCACCTATGGGGACGGACCTCTATTATTTATTCGATAATGGTCCTTCACCAAGATTACCAATTCAATTCATGGACTTATTTAGCAGCCATTGGAGTATCCTCGCTTCCTGGAACGGGTTGGTAGTGGTTGAATTTGAGATAGTGGACGTAAAACCACCAACACCGTGCTTATGCAACCCCGTCACCGGTTCATGGGCTCTCCTAAGATCTCCCATGGAAGAGTACAACAATCCTGATGAACTTGAAATGCATATCGTCATTGTTCCATCTGACACACATGGAAACGATTACAAATTGATATGCATTGCCGGAGTTGAAGATCGATGGGGTCCACCATATGCGATGAAGGAATATAACCTTATTGAAAAAAGCTGGCAAGATATGGAAAATAACATTTCCTTCGGGGCTAGGCAGATGGGTCTTGACCACGGGGTAGTTGTTAATGATAGTTTGTACATGATGTCTGATAATTTCGATTACGGCGAGGGACAGGTTTGGTCGCAGTCTCCACTGTCGTACATAGTGCAATACTCCCGCGTGGAAAAAAATTGTAAGATTCTACCTCTTCCTGTTGAGGCTGTTCATGATCCTTTTCATGGTGCATACAGGGTCTTCAAATGGGGTAGCCGATTGACATCAACCGAGTCTCTGTGTCTAGTTCGATATATCAGATTGACCTTTACTTTATGGACTTCTGAAGATGGTGCGCCCGACTCTTGGGACATTATTCATCGCATTAACGTAGGAGATATGAGGATAACCAACGCACTCGAAGTAGAAGATGAAGACAATCTATTTTTAAAAAGCAAGAAAATGATGATCTAA
- the LOC130725079 gene encoding uncharacterized protein LOC130725079 produces the protein MHIFAFLDIPAPMGTNLYHLFDNGPSPRLPIQFMDLFSSHWRILASWNGLVVVEFEIVDVKPPTSCLCNPVTGSWALLRSPMEEYNNPHELEMHIVIVPSDTHGNDYKLICIARVEDRWDPPYVMKEYNPVGKSWQVMENNISFGARQMDLDHEAVVNDSLYMMSDNFDYGEGQVWPQSPLPYIVQYSRVGKNCKFLSLLVKVVHDPFHGAYGVFKWGSRWTSTESMCLVRYIGLTFTSWTSEDGVPGS, from the coding sequence ATGCACATTTTTGCTTTCCTTGACATTCCAGCACCTATGGGGACGAACCTCTATCATTTATTCGATAATGGTCCTTCACCAAGATTACCAATTCAATTCATGGACTTATTTAGCAGCCATTGGAGAATCCTCGCTTCCTGGAACGGGTTGGTAGTGGTTGAATTTGAGATAGTGGACGTAAAGCCACCAACATCGTGCTTATGCAACCCCGTCACCGGTTCATGGGCTCTCCTAAGATCTCCCATGGAAGAGTACAACAATCCTCATGAACTTGAAATGCATATCGTCATTGTTCCATCTGACACACATGGAAACGATTACAAATTGATATGCATTGCGAGAGTTGAAGATCGATGGGATCCACCATATGTCATGAAGGAATATAACCCTGTTGGAAAAAGCTGGCAAGTTATGGAAAATAACATTTCCTTCGGGGCTAGGCAGATGGATCTTGACCACGAGGCAGTTGTCAATGATAGTTTGTACATGATGTCTGATAATTTTGATTACGGCGAGGGACAGGTTTGGCCACAATCTCCACTGCCGTACATAGTGCAATACTCCCGCGTGGGAAAAAATTGTAAGTTTCTATCTCTCCTTGTTAAGGTTGTTCATGATCCTTTTCATGGTGCATATGGGGTCTTCAAATGGGGTAGCCGATGGACGTCAACAGAGTCTATGTGTCTAGTTCGATATATCGGATTGACCTTTACTTCATGGACTTCTGAAGATGGTGTGCCCGGCTCCTGA